A single window of Ostrinia nubilalis chromosome 24, ilOstNubi1.1, whole genome shotgun sequence DNA harbors:
- the LOC135083819 gene encoding E3 ubiquitin-protein ligase RBBP6: MESHIMNVPYHQSRYRPIGHKIMRATSESSEDQNSPEYVRPQPRYEPRHYEEECEEPDWSINNQQAVVVDPTRQDSSSEDENEEQLEIEEVQVDMNRSDPGILQLAVSNNSLVEGRDYEIIQVYAVHPDLDLDSDEDEQSNYGIQDKSSDVEYVNIDDVQGEENTENYQDGISIDIDGPVVSNVDEYFIKNNDNILEVKDEPVVQDVDEYFIKEEKAPPTIPYVDDFFIKHKVPEEDSTVFRIEKQTLKTEELFPTVTKKEEPVQEEQMDHDPINESDLEVLPNIEELKNFLFDMNYSKLKNGQRSLSVPHSPMNICMDVDDAKTCLSFEDLNLDLSDLAFDDKDKSDVSAGKSDDIPRTLTEEDINSFLITSKPEKSGANAVIKNEDDLSPVDMDMDRPVESSIPTTKPPVVKKFTNYRPKRSSTPISEPNVLDYCVEKSVKKEIPDIKTECDDFVDVESCNDTVIPVLEANNLNSLLEQFEATEKLNTKSKKSSSKPDDKIKGSSKSLTNGMRQQDAGVQLNKTKMRQILMPTTVKTAVKRSPSPVQSDHDYCTSKKRHSLPNLKGGQSLLKPEVLSSNNRILSSRHRSCKNKKIDYNLSSDEESDKCSKNKKVNKDDSDVKSKKCVKQPVKPLAQSTCRKKLSPPHSATNDTNKGISVIKSACKAESDKSSQNSNGSIKLTIINKSAVILNSCDVKDSQKNNKVGDKQKNVTSDKHSSVKSKSVKEVKDKDVDSNKSKSVNIKQSPPVVVKEEPRPKEDNFYTALFPNKHDVQIPHAMVKKEEKRPFDEELQRISEITCKKESEQPVRKRKLNLQEYKLRRGVSSNASSTTVSPEAIFPDMPHLDKNLKALVPSKPRVVEPEAPKVIFDPIREASRKILMNTKKQKAEAMRKRDEDIVMSKIPKVENLQLQPLISDAEMMKIVGMAPAECLPLPIPEKPQALADYEEIILVSVGINTDEQVFKDLLPPSPPPVKRKSKSPPCDAKINFKIKKSDHILKQNVFDSVKHEKRSPTDDKKHGTRIDKERYKDITAALKSVEKQVDTKISSNSLFASIQDVVMKKAPEESESKQLKLASPTEKRVPLKYNKTTIVRDYDPQAEHGEDKVILHLGKGRSKPTSCSIVTQTEVTACTELTALTANMSISQEIPKQRRTRKRNDSDMSMSSEGSPVRPCKVAKAEEKVVVKQKETRTEKRSQSKEKRSRSKDRYESKYRRRSRSHSRRRRRSHSRSRSRSRGRYRRYRRSDSPYKRKRRSRSPYRRRSPSPRRSSSSRRSPSSRRSPSSRRSPSSRRSANDRRSPVRRSPTPRRSPSVRREHRRSRSRSRQTDPKRSKSPVVKKTKLSPQISLDKTNGNDRKAPKSMTPPLRKPTVSESSDSSTSSSSSSSSSSSSSSEDSMDSGRSCSPYKRDDYRTKYRSFSSEDRESNTPVEERRIVFVGKLEKDITKVALRSLFSKFGHVMEVRLHSKEDGTRYGFVTYQRARDAWSAVEAASTFPQYDVGFGGRRAFCRQSYADLDGLEAKYTESAFHGQAALPARRTDDMSFEQMLLEMKKKLSQRKGEKKRDDKP; this comes from the exons ATGGAATCTCACATTATGAATGTGCCCTACCACCAAAGCAGATACAGGCCCATAGGGCACAAGATCATGAGAGCCACAAGCGAGTCCTCAGAGGATCAAAATAGTCCAGAATATGTCCGGCCACAGCCCCGGTATGAGCCGAGGCATTACGAGGAGGAATGTGAAGAGCCAGATTGGAGCATAAACAACCAACAAGCT GTGGTTGTTGACCCAACAAGGCAAGACTCAAGCTCCGAAGATGAGAATGAGGAACAACTTGAAATCGAGGAAGTTCAAGTTGACATGAACAGATCAGACCCAGGTATTCTTCAACTGGCGGTGTCCAATAATTCACTAGTAGAAGGACGAGACTATGAAATCATCCAAGTATACGCAGTACATCCAGATTTAGATCTTGATTCAGACGAGGATGAACAAAGCAACTACGGCATACAGGACAAATCCTCAGATGTAGAATATGTCAATATTGACGATGTTCAAGGAGAGGAGAACACAGAAAACTACCAAGATGGAATTAGTATCGATATtgacggtccagtagtttcaaaCGTAGAtgaatattttatcaaaaataacgATAACATACTGGAGGTAAAAGATGAACCAGTGGTTCAAGATGTTGATGAGTATTTCATCAAAGAAGAAAAAGCGCCACCCACAATTCCATATGTTGACGACTTTTTTATAAAGCACAAAGTTCCAGAAGAAGATAGCACGGTCTTCCGCATTGAGAAACAAACTCTGAAAACAGAAGAACTTTTCCCGACAGTCACTAAAAAAGAGGAACCAGTGCAAGAGGAACAAATGGATCACGATCCGATTAACGAATCGGATTTAGAAGTGTTGCCAAACATTGAAGAATTGAAAAACTTTCTGTTTGACATGAATTACTCCAAACTGAAAAATGGGCAAAGGTCACTGTCTGTTCCACATTCACCTATGAATATTTGTATGGATGTAGATGATGCCAAAACGTGCTTGAGCTTCGAAGATCTGAACCTCGATCTTTCTGATCTTGCCTTTGACGATAAAGATAAATCTGACGTCAGCGCTGGCAAAAGTGACGATATTCCGCGCACACTGACCGAAGAAGATATCAACAGCTTTTTAATAACAAGCAAACCTGAAAAATCGGGTGCCAATGCTGTCATTAAGAACGAGGATGATCTCAGCCCAGTTGATATGGATATGGACAGGCCAGTTGAGTCCTCAATACCCACTACAAAACCGCCAGTTGTTAAGAAGTTTACAAACTACCGTCCAAAACGCTCGTCGACACCTATATCTGAACCTAACGTCCTTGACTATTGCGTGGAAAAGTCGGTGAAGAAAGAAATCCCTGACATCAAGACTGAGTGTGACGATTTCGTCGATGTAGAGTCCTGCAATGATACAGTCATCCCCGTTTTAGAAGCGAACAATTTGAACTCGCTCCTAGAGCAGTTCGAAGCCACTGAAAAGCTCAACACAAAATCAAAAAAGTCTTCCTCAAAACCTGATGATAAAATCAAGGGTTCCAGCAAAAGCCTCACGAACGGGATGCGACAGCAAGATGCAGGGGTCCAGTTGAACAAGACGAAGATGCGACAAATACTG ATGCCGACGACTGTTAAAACTGCGGTCAAACGGTCGCCAAGTCCTGTTCAATCTGATCACGACTACTGCACATCGAAGAAACGGCACAGCCTTCCCAACCTGAAGGGAGGACAAAGCTTGCTAAAACCTGAAGTGCTTTCCAGCAACAATAGGATCCTTAGTTCTAGGCATAGGTCGTGTAAAAACAAAAAGATAGACTATAACCTAAGCAGTGACGAAGAAAGTGATAAGTGTTCAAAGaacaaaaaagtgaataaaGACGATAGTGACGTTAAATCAAAAAAGTGTGTTAAACAACCAGTGAAACCGCTAGCACAGTCAACGTGCCGGAAAAAACTTTCGCCTCCGCACAGTGCGACAAACGACACTAATAAAGGAATTTCTGTGATTAAAAGTGCTTGTAAAGCAGAAAGTGATAAATCAAGTCAAAATTCTAATGGTAGCAttaaattaactattattaataaatcaGCAGTCATACTGAATTCCTGTGATGTTAAAGACTCTCAGAAAAATAACAAAGTAGGTGATAAGCAAAAGAATGTTACGAGTGATAAACACAGTAGTGTTAAATCTAAGTCGGTTAAAGAAGTCAAAGACAAAGATGTAGATAGCAATAAATCCAAGAGTGTAAATATTAAACAAAGTCCTCCTGTTGTAGTTAAAGAAGAGCCCCGTCCAAAAGAGGACAACTTTTATACAGCTCTCTTTCCAAACAAACATGACGTCCAAATACCACATGCTATGGTGAAGAAGGAAGAAAAAAGGCCTTTTGATGAAGAATTGCAACGAATATCAGAGATAACGTGCAAAAAAGAATCCGAACAGCCAGTTAGAAAGAGGAAACTTAATCTTCAGGAATATAAGCTGAGGAGAGGAGTCAGCTCCAACGCAAGTTCCACCACTGTTAGTCCAGAAGCCATATTCCCGGATATGCCACACTTAGACAAGAACTTGAAAGCTTTGGTTCCGTCTAAACCACGCGTTGTAGAACCAGAGGCTCCAAAGGTTATATTTGACCCAATCCGCGAAGCTTCTAGAAAGATATTGATGAACACCAAAAAACAGAAAGCCGAGGCAATGAGGAAACGTGACGAAGATATCGTGATGAGCAAAATTCCGAAAGTAGAGAATTTGCAACTACAGCCGCTAATCAGCGATGCTGAGATGATGAAGATTGTAGGCATGGCGCCCGCGGAATGTTTGCCACTGCCTATCCCAGAGAAGCCCCAGGCACTCGCGGATTACGAGGAAATCATACTTGTCAGTGTAGGAATAAACACAGATGAACAAGTATTTAAAGACTTACTCCCTCCTTCACCACCTCCAGTTAAAAGAAAATCGAAGTCGCCTCCATGTGACGccaaaattaactttaaaataaaaaaatctgaccACATCCTAAAACAAAACGTTTTCGATAGCGTAAAACATGAGAAACGTAGCCCAACGGATGACAAAAAGCACGGCACTAGAATCGATAAAGAACGATACAAAGACATAACGGCTGCCTTGAAAAGTGTCGAGAAACAAGTGGACACGAAAATTTCCAGCAATTCACTTTTCGCTAGCATTCAAGATGTTGTTATGAAAAAGGCGCCAGAAGAAAGTGAGTCTAAACAGCTGAAATTGGCGTCTCCAACAGAAAAACGTGTTCCGTTAAAATATAATAAGACTACCATTGTACGTGATTATGACCCACAAGCAGAGCACGGCGAAGACAAAGTGATTCTACATTTGGGCAAAGGCCGAAGTAAACCTACGTCATGCAGCATAGTAACTCAGACAGAAGTCACAGCATGCACAGAATTAACAGCGCTGACAGCTAACATGAGCATTTCCCAGGAAATACCAAAACAAAGGAGGACTAGAAAACGCAATGATAGCGACATGTCGATGTCCAGCGAAGGTAGTCCAGTTAGGCCGTGCAAAGTAGCTAAAGCTGAGGAAAAAGTAGTGGTCAAACAGAAAGAAACGCGCACAGAGAAGCGTTCACAGTCGAAGGAAAAGCGCTCGAGGTCGAAAGATCGCTATGAATCTAAATACAGGAGGCGTTCGCGGTCTCACAGTCGTAGGAGACGACGATCGCACAGCCGAAGCAGGTCTCGCTCGCGCGGTCGCTACAGGCGGTATAGGCGTTCCGACTCGCCTTACAAGAGGAAAAGGCGGTCGCGATCGCCGTACCGCAGGCGCTCGCCGTCGCCGCGTCGCTCGTCGTCGTCGCGTCGGTCCCCATCGAGTCGTCGGTCCCCATCGAGTCGTCGGTCCCCATCGAGTCGTCGGTCCGCTAACGATCGCCGGTCACCAGTTCGCCGATCGCCTACTCCTCGTCGCTCGCCGTCCGTGCGACGCGAACACCGCCGCTCCCGATCTCGCTCAAGACAAACGGATCCGAAAAGATCAAAAAGCCCCGtagttaaaaaaacaaaactcaGCCCGCAGATCTCGTTGGATAAAACCAACGGGAACGATAGGAAGGCGCCTAAATCCATGACCCCGCCTTTGAGGAAGCCGACTGTCTCGGAAAGCTCCGATTCGTCCACAAG CTCTTCTTCATCGTCGTCGTCATCTTCGTCATCCAGTTCGGAGGACTCGATGGATTCAGGGCGCTCGTGCAGCCCTTACAAGCGGGATGATTACAGGACAAAGTACCGCAGCTTCAGCTCTGAAGACAG AGAGAGCAACACGCCCGTGGAAGAGAGACGGATAGTGTTCGTGGGCAAACTTGAGAAGGATATAACAAAGGTGGCGCTGCGGTCGCTTTTCTCTAAGTTCGGGCACGTTATGGAAGTGCGCCTTCATAGCAAGGAGGATGG TACCCGCTACGGATTCGTGACGTATCAACGCGCCCGCGACGCGTGGTCGGCAGTGGAGGCGGCTAGCACGTTCCCGCAGTATGACGTCGGCTTTGGAGGCAGGAGGGCTTTCTGCAGGCAGAGCTATGCGGATCTTG ACGGCTTAGAAGCTAAATACACCGAAAGCGCCTTCCACGGGCAGGCGGCGTTGCCAGCTCGCCGCACCGACGACATGTCGTTCGAGCAAATGCTGCTCGAAATGAAGAAGAAACTCAGCCAACGCAAGGGCGAGAAGAAACGGGACGACAAACCTTGA